In the Microcebus murinus isolate Inina chromosome 14, M.murinus_Inina_mat1.0, whole genome shotgun sequence genome, one interval contains:
- the LOC142875687 gene encoding UPF0728 protein C10orf53, translated as MPGNAVVVLRYGPYSAVGLSVEHRTFRLEGLQAVLAREGHEVILEKIEDWNVVELMVNEEVVFHCNIKDLEFGGDGKLDPLCEKARIAVLNAY; from the exons ATGCCGGGGAACGCGGTCGTCGTCCTGCGCTACGGGCCATACAGCGCGGTGGGCCTGTCGGTGGAGCACCGCACCTTCCGCCTGGAGGGCCTGCAAG CTGTGCTGGCCAGAGAAGGGCACGAGGTCATCCTGGAGAAGATAGAAGACTGGAATGTGGTAGAACTCATGGTGAATGAAGAAGTGGTCTTCCACTGCAACATCAAGGACTTGGAGTTTG GAGGCGATGGTAAATTAGACCCACTGTGTGAAAAGGCCAGGATAGCCGTGCTGAATGCTTACTGA